ATTTGTTTCCAGGTTTCCGTGCCGAGGGCGCTCACTTGCCCACCCCTCCCCCCACCCCCGAGGCCATCCTCCGCGCTCTCGCCTACATCGACTCCAGGCCCCAGCAGCCCCAGCAGCCCCAGTACCAGCAACAGGCCTTCCAGCAGCAGGGCTTCCCCCAGGGCTTCCGCGGCTAAACAAAACATCATCGCATCGAGAGATACTCACCGCTAAACTGTACCTATCATCACATAGTTAATATGTACGCGTAGAATAAGTATCTGTAACGATTTTTACATactgtgatttattttttttaagaaccaaCATCgataagtaaaaaatgtttatataatttggTTGTTGTCTTTATATCCctgaaaaaatgataaatataatgaCTAAGGTTTGGAAAAAAAGAGTCATTATTACTATCATAAATGAATTGATAAacttaaagggtaaaaacaaaTACCTTTTAGGCTCTcgatttcaaaatcaattaacatATCAgatgtaacaatttatttcaatcacagttaattaaaattctgcGTCAATGATAcacgtaaatattaaaattcatggACAATAATGGACATCGTCTACACTTTAACCGAATACATTGTAGAAAAATATAggcgtaataaaattaaatggctACTTAAGAAAATAATCCATTAAATTACAAGCTTGATACATTTGTATGCTTGCTACATGGGTCATTAGGTTGGCCCACACACTTATCACATATGCTAAATAAGTTGATGAACCCAATGCATTTCATTAAGCTGCATCTCTTACTATATGCATAGGATTATCACACACATTTTAGTATCGAATGGTTTCAATTCACATTACTTCACATCTAATGTTAGGAGTTCTGGCTATTGGATACGTAACGGTTGACACCTTCACTTCAGATTTTAGATTGCATACATTCTGTTTGTGTCACTTGTTAACACTGTTTATCACTTGTTAGAAATAACCTAATCAGCACCTTTTAGCTTGCATACAATTTTCATCTTTTATCAAATGTCACAGGaacgtaatttttttaaagaataccatacgaattttcttttttatagtaattttgtaACTCTGATATTTTTTAGTGATACCGCCCGCCGCGTGATACTCCCctaattttttaatcaaatttcatttatctTTCTGAAGGGATAGGAAAATACACGTTCAATTCGCATAATGCAGCTCGACTCCGAAGAAGCATTTGTTTATCCTATGGGGGGATCCACCAGTCCCCTTAACACTTGTCAAACTATCAATACTGCAATCTAATAACTGAAACAGTCTTTGTTAGACCATTGCAGACAAGACCACAAGCTTTGACCGCAACTTACATAAGCATCTAGTCATATTGTTGCTGTCGCATAAATCACTATAAACCCGGCCTGAAGTTGACCAATGaatcatttgtatttattttatactttgacAAAGGTAAAATATATCGTATGCTTATTATTTAACATGTTGTAATGCTTTGCATAGGAAGTTATCCTTGATCGGAAAAAGCCTGTCATATGACCTGACAATACGCtttgaatgtaatttacaaaatctgtAGTTAATCAGAAGTATGTTTGAGAATAGGAATAGATATTTAGACACTATCTATCTGGTGATTACTGTTTTGATTactttccattttaaaatgcatcgagcagttaatattaaaaacgaatcTGTTGTATACATAgatagttaaattaattttataagtgtACATACTGCAATAGGTGTTCAGTTTACAAAGTgctgcatttaaatatttattaaaggttAGAAGTTTGAAGCCGTAAGAGCTCCTCAAAATACAACtcttgcagttgtagaagctAGATGCTGCTCTACAAAATTATACGCCGTCTCGCTTGGCCCGGTGCTATCTTAAATGTTATGTTACTTGAATTATCGCTGGCATTATTAACATCAAATTTAGACAAGTTAACTTATTTGTGCTCattgaaatacataattatgcggttatttattttatagtagcATTACTTAGATGCGCACGACaaggtaattttataaaatgatggACTTAAAGCTTCTTTGATATCTATTATGTGTTTaccttgtttattaaataactgtcCTGAGATAACGATAGAATTTATATCAGACCATTCAGAATaacctattttataatttgtcttGTAAGTTCAAAGTGATTAATGTTTCCTTTTTATCTTTATCTGATGAGCACGTAGGACAtcttaattgaaaaaaagtttaatgcgaaaaagatatattttatgtcctagactcaggacaggcaatcgtggatcacataaacacttgtgctacgcggggatcgaacccgagtcACGTCACACTCTATGGGagtggcttggtgacctcaaccactcggctatccatagCATCATTTGGGTATGACCCTAAATTTTACATGCaagataaatcaataaataagaGAACTAATTAGGTAATAAGAAgctattcaataatataatattttaagatatctcTTAAATAAGCAACACTTACAGATAACAATTAGCATTTATGATCgcatataaaaaaacaagaccagattctaatttattttctgtccAAATGCTCAAACCTAGGCTGACATTACATGAGGGCAAATGTAGAGAAAATGTAACCTGTAACTCTATTTagagaaaaagtaaaaaaaaggattgtttttttataaaatctgtttaaagCTCATCTGAGCAACTGAAATTCGCTTAAGTATTTAAGTTCTTCAGCAAAATACACTACGTATCATGTTTTTACGGTATTGTATTCAGAGCCATCTATGTTCGCTTAAAGAAATTCGTGTGGAACAGGTTCTCGTAAAACAGGGTCATGATTGAGATGTAGCGTTAAAAATCAATGTGGGAAGACAACTACGACTGGTTGCGGGTAAAAACCGGTAGATGGAgctttcaattttcaatagCAACATTTATTTGTCTTCATTCTATAGTAACGGTTAGCAACTAAACATGATTCATAGCGTAATTGCTTGCCCTAATCTAATCCattcagtattttatatattttaaataattcacaaatTATTGTTGTACTGTTCATTTGACCTCAGGTTTTGACGGCTTCAATAGACCAGCATAAAAGCTAGAGTTCCTTTAGAATAGCCATActcaaccttttttttgtttaggttaGGTTCTGGGAATCCTCATAGGGTAGTGTCAGACtgacttactgactaaaccgccgtgctacgccatgtgcgtttttgtgtcggtgtatggcaatgctttgcaatccttcatacatatCTATACTCAACGCGCAGCCTATATGAAGTGTGGGGGTGAGGGTTGAAATGGGTGTTCATGGTGACTCGTGTTCATAGCACCCCTACTAAGAGGAAGAGGTTGGGTCTGGATTCTTCAGAGCTCaagaaatttctttattttctgttttaagttattttaagtttgtcCTGAAAATTCCAGACTGAAGATAGAGGCCAAAGGttggtcatttttttttactaagttcGTACGACTATCTGACATTTTTCCCAGgtgtcaaaaaataataaagcaacaaatttaaaatctttcATTATCAAACAAtcacatacaaaaacatttgcaaTTAATAAGTGAATTGAATTCAAATCATATATTTTCAACATACATTACCTATACAGTACCAATACAATGACCCTAATACCCGACATCGAGTTGGAATAGCTCAGATCAAATGATGCAGACAACATAATTACAGTCCACAATAATTGATACCCTTTATGAAACAAGCCGTGTGTGAAATACTGGTATGTAATCCAATCATGAGACGCATTCACCGATGCCGATGGGCCAGTTACCTTTGGTCCGCCATCTCATCTGTCAACTTACATAACTATTACTGTACTAGCCGAACAATACGTGACGTTGCTTGCACCATCATTATGTGACACATCATAAATCAATTGTTGGACATCCCGTTAAACAACGACACCTGAACTTTAACTAAACTTTTACGTAATTATTTGTTACTGCAATGCTTTTTGGTTttggtttaattattattacttaggTTTTTTCTATGAAGGTTTtagcttatttgttttttagtcaTACTTACATCGTTGATCATATTTGTCAACATAAAAAGTTTACacctaatttatttgaaaataataaaaaaactttcttttcaTAGAGTTTAGTCTGCCTAGCTAGACAAACCATTCAAATGACATGTACCTATGCACAAACACAATCACAATAatttgtcctatgcggggaatGAAACCACAACACTTCGCGTACAGTGTTCATTGGCGTAGTGTACTATACCTCACGGCTCTCCGCACAGGCAATGCCTTGAGTAGCAcaattagataataattatccGACCCAGTCGTGCCGCTACATAATAGAAAAATCATGTAAAATCCTTAATAAGATTTATGtgtaaaaacgataaaattatagataagcAACACAGGGGAGTTCAATTCACACACTTTAGTAATTTAACGTCTTTTTTATAAACCGACCTTTCAACATAATCTCAATGCagcttaagaataaaaaattctAATCTATTAGTGATGTTCGCGTTCCAACAATATATCGATTAATCATTGCATTCGGTGGTATTCtaatattaatgtgattataaataaaagtttattttagaacGATACAAAACTCACCTAACTTGAAGTTCAATTTCAACGGTCTAACTAAATAgcgtatttaattataaatctattttaaatattgatcaaaaaatattaaaaaaaaaacaaacagaataaaGAACATCCCTAAAGCGTGTAGTAAACAAGAAAAATCGTGCTATAATTAGTACCGAAGTCGTATATAAAAGAAGTCGGAGTCTTAGGCGCAGCATTTGAATATCCATGAGCGTTAAACTTgtcaggtaaaaaaaaaactgaattactTTGTTGTTAAGTTGTTTTGGTTAAACGGTTGTGTTTGTGGTTCAAGGTTCACCATGTATCGCATAGTTGTCGTCGCGTTCGCACTTGTGTCGCTGACAGCCGGCGCAGCACTGCCTGATGAGTCTCAAGCAAGAATCATATCATACGACAGCACGAGTGATCCAGACGGGAGCTACAATTTCAGGTATGAATGAATAtgcttttttcatttattgatttattttatttcaacgtTGACTGAGCGGATAGCTGAGTTAGATTGATGCCACCACGcggcgacgtgtcgcaggttcgatccccgcgaaggggatctatgaatgcttgttctgatttcGGTTTTTTTCATGCAtgttaattgaatgtttttaaaacccaAGGACTAAAATCCgtagtgcgggagtcgtataaaaaaaaggaattaaaaataaatatacaagtcgcataagatattaattataactgcatgataaaaatatgttttgaatgtGAATTAAAACTTCGTCTAACATGTTTGCcaatttaaatactataaaattaatttcaaattgaattatatttcagCTACGAGACATCCAATGGCATAACTCGTTCAGAATCGGGACGTTTAGTAAATGTCGGTCAAGAAGACGAGCATATTGAGGTCTCAGGATCATACTCATACACAGACACTGATGGCAAACCAGTCTCCGTTTTTTACACAGCTGATGAAAATGGATTCCAAATTCAGGGACCAGTGCCAGTGGTGAGTTTGACTAAAACCTTCATAGGTTTAacttttctgtaatatttttattgattggtGCAGCCAATATTAGTAACGGTTAgcaattataaatagatttcaaTGCTATCAAAAGACCGGTTTTAAAGTTGAagaatcttaattaaaaacacttcATATTTTTACGAGGTCGAGATGTACAAACTGTTCAGTGCAAGCACAGCTACAGTGATACCGAGATGTAATCTTGACATTGACAACTCTCTTTGTTtcaaataagtacttatttaagTAATCCTTTTTACCACTTTACGATTCGTTACTGGCTGAATTGGCACTTTTATTGGACCTGAATGTCACCATAAAAACCATTaactattgtaataaattttttATCGTACAAATCCAC
This is a stretch of genomic DNA from Trichoplusia ni isolate ovarian cell line Hi5 chromosome 6, tn1, whole genome shotgun sequence. It encodes these proteins:
- the LOC113495396 gene encoding endocuticle structural glycoprotein SgAbd-5-like, with protein sequence MSVKLVRFTMYRIVVVAFALVSLTAGAALPDESQARIISYDSTSDPDGSYNFSYETSNGITRSESGRLVNVGQEDEHIEVSGSYSYTDTDGKPVSVFYTADENGFQIQGPVPVNRDRYFQPNVVASLLGK